In Blautia wexlerae DSM 19850, a single window of DNA contains:
- a CDS encoding PAS domain-containing protein codes for MISFYKSIVDQDRASIVICNLKHEIIYMNPAAVNSYAKRGGDKLIGRSLLDCHNQESRDKIQKVVDWFAADESHNLVYTFHNEKQNKDVYMVALREEGRLIGYYEKHEYRNAETMKQYDLW; via the coding sequence ATGATTAGTTTTTATAAGAGTATTGTTGACCAGGACAGGGCTTCGATTGTTATATGCAACCTTAAGCATGAGATTATCTACATGAATCCGGCAGCTGTTAACAGCTATGCGAAGCGAGGCGGTGATAAACTTATTGGAAGAAGCCTGTTAGATTGTCATAATCAGGAATCCAGGGATAAAATACAGAAGGTAGTGGACTGGTTTGCGGCAGATGAGAGCCATAACCTTGTCTATACTTTCCATAATGAGAAGCAAAATAAAGATGTTTATATGGTGGCACTCAGAGAAGAGGGAAGACTGATAGGATATTATGAAAAACATGAATATCGAAACGCAGAAACTATGAAACAATATGATTTGTGGTGA
- a CDS encoding ATP-binding protein, translating into MELLYGNKGESQGNQVFADLLPHLIRVIENVGMLIIDEFGNSIHNKLAEKIIEFFMENVALR; encoded by the coding sequence GTGGAATTGCTCTATGGCAACAAGGGCGAATCGCAGGGAAACCAGGTATTTGCCGATTTGCTGCCTCATCTGATTAGGGTAATAGAAAATGTCGGAATGCTGATCATTGATGAATTTGGCAATAGTATTCATAATAAATTGGCTGAAAAAATTATTGAATTCTTTATGGAGAATGTTGCTTTACGCTAA
- a CDS encoding restriction endonuclease subunit S has translation MKTWGEIDERLDPAFYLNIILLEKNIISKSAHLVSTFKKKVKMQRGRFGHRPRNDPRYYNGIYPFIQTGNIVKASSSNEMIEFTQTLNELGLSTSRLFDEKVVVITIAANIGYTAILDYPACFPDSLVALTSKDDSISLEYLNVYIRFIRDYIEKLAPQAAQKNINLKQLSKLPIIVPDMDKQKLIVSIMEKAYTEKVNKEKEAKILLNSMDEYLLQELSFDLSPAKNITLKNRIFYVDSNELTEKRFDPFYYQTHYRDFEANTYNNRFIKLGNFITSISYGASVENCYTNEGIPFLRITDLKENEINSEEIVYLPIKMEKKISSSRVQKGDILISRSGTIGVCSMVDEAHDGFAFGSFMIRFSLSDINEKFVAYFINSSIGKMYFERNKIGAVQENITIPIIKSLLVPNITREKQNSIVRHLDDIKDNATKLKQQSVKSIENGLLKIKQILLGGEL, from the coding sequence TTGAAAACTTGGGGTGAGATTGACGAGCGGTTAGATCCGGCATTTTATCTGAACATAATATTGCTTGAAAAAAATATAATTTCTAAATCTGCTCACTTAGTCAGCACATTTAAGAAAAAAGTAAAAATGCAACGTGGACGTTTTGGCCATAGACCTAGGAATGATCCACGATATTATAATGGAATTTATCCCTTTATACAAACTGGCAATATAGTAAAGGCAAGCTCAAGCAATGAGATGATAGAGTTTACTCAAACATTGAATGAGTTAGGACTTTCAACAAGCAGGCTTTTTGACGAAAAAGTGGTGGTCATTACTATTGCTGCTAATATTGGATACACTGCTATCCTTGACTATCCTGCGTGTTTTCCAGATAGCCTTGTAGCACTCACGTCTAAGGATGATTCTATATCATTAGAGTATTTGAATGTATATATAAGATTTATACGTGATTATATTGAAAAGCTTGCTCCGCAAGCTGCGCAAAAAAATATTAATTTAAAACAATTAAGTAAATTGCCTATAATTGTTCCAGATATGGATAAGCAAAAATTGATTGTTTCTATAATGGAAAAGGCGTATACAGAAAAGGTGAATAAGGAAAAAGAAGCTAAAATTTTGCTTAATAGCATGGATGAGTACCTATTACAAGAACTTAGTTTTGATTTATCTCCAGCAAAAAATATTACGCTAAAAAATAGAATATTTTATGTCGATTCAAATGAGTTGACTGAAAAAAGATTTGATCCATTTTATTATCAAACTCATTATAGAGATTTTGAGGCAAATACCTATAATAATAGATTTATCAAATTGGGGAATTTTATCACAAGCATTTCATATGGTGCTTCTGTTGAGAATTGTTATACAAATGAAGGGATACCTTTCTTGCGGATTACGGATTTGAAAGAAAATGAAATCAATAGTGAGGAAATCGTGTATCTACCAATTAAAATGGAAAAAAAAATATCTTCAAGTCGAGTTCAAAAAGGAGATATTCTGATTAGTCGTAGTGGAACAATAGGAGTATGCAGTATGGTAGATGAGGCACATGATGGATTTGCATTTGGATCATTCATGATTAGGTTTTCACTTTCTGATATTAATGAAAAATTTGTAGCATATTTTATAAATAGCAGCATAGGTAAGATGTATTTTGAACGGAATAAGATAGGAGCAGTGCAAGAAAATATTACTATTCCAATAATAAAATCGTTGCTCGTTCCAAACATTACCAGAGAAAAGCAAAATAGTATTGTGCGGCATCTAGATGATATTAAGGATAATGCCACAAAATTGAAACAACAATCGGTAAAATCTATTGAAAATGGGTTACTGAAGATTAAGCAAATTTTATTAGGTGGTGAATTATGA
- a CDS encoding N-6 DNA methylase, whose protein sequence is MKTNEAIKKIILEGQNNNLIKISDDSSTITYINQNISRNYNNPEEKIQAETFCELVLKYNYPVEQVQQYVKVTVGSDVKEADIIVYNDSACKKPHIIVECKKEETTEQEFKQAVRQAYAYAFATAGTVKYIWVTSGIKDEYYSFDKEIDSRESVTDIPQYKVERLASYKFAKNGGVTEDGQKLSPLYTVEESELTNRFKQAHQALWGGGELNPSEAFDELDKLIFCKIFDEKKKRKNGEPYDFQIIKVEPKSRDKRDIEKADRETTENLLKRLISLYEEGKTIGERKNDTEIFREGIKLNAAKARTVVGYLEGVDLLHTDLDSKGRAFETFMGSFFRGDFGQYFTPRNIVSFIVDSLPIDESKRVLDTSCGSGGFLLHALDKVRKAVREFYEIKESEKETQECHDQWHDFAKYNLYGIEINEQISRTAKMNMIIHDDGHTNVVSADGLISPDDLRLKTNNDGFKENSFDYIITNPPFGSIVKQTEKAYLHQYKMGIKDVDWLNPNSKVSERPSQSTEVLFIEQAEKYLVEGGYLAIVVPDGVLTNSSMQYVRDYISDTFRIVAIISMPQTAFSANGAGVKSSVMFLKKFSASEKQTRIDLRNNIQNNLISNSEDGIRLFELLKKKKGEISKINKQIKQAEKKQNKSEVEILKNKKQVITEEYDEQIEFTKETLSDMYLEQYKRILNDYPIFMAIAEDIGYDATGKETKGNELPAISEELVKFIKAIEEGNDRFFQ, encoded by the coding sequence ATGAAAACAAATGAGGCGATAAAGAAAATTATTTTAGAAGGACAAAATAATAACTTGATAAAAATAAGTGATGATTCATCTACAATAACATATATAAATCAAAATATATCTAGGAATTATAATAATCCTGAAGAAAAAATACAGGCTGAAACTTTTTGTGAATTGGTACTAAAATATAACTATCCTGTTGAACAGGTTCAACAATATGTGAAGGTAACGGTAGGCTCAGACGTCAAAGAAGCAGATATTATAGTATATAATGATAGTGCATGTAAGAAGCCACATATTATTGTTGAGTGTAAAAAAGAAGAGACAACAGAGCAAGAGTTTAAACAGGCAGTTCGCCAAGCATATGCATATGCTTTTGCTACTGCGGGAACTGTAAAATATATTTGGGTTACTTCTGGAATCAAAGATGAATACTATTCTTTTGATAAAGAAATAGATAGTAGAGAAAGTGTAACTGATATTCCGCAATATAAGGTAGAAAGACTAGCAAGTTATAAATTTGCAAAAAATGGAGGGGTTACTGAAGACGGACAAAAACTTTCTCCATTATATACTGTTGAAGAGTCAGAATTAACGAATCGTTTTAAGCAAGCACATCAGGCCTTATGGGGTGGGGGAGAATTAAATCCGTCAGAAGCCTTTGATGAGCTTGATAAGTTGATTTTTTGTAAAATATTTGACGAAAAGAAAAAACGTAAAAATGGTGAACCTTATGATTTTCAAATTATTAAGGTTGAACCCAAAAGTAGAGATAAAAGAGATATTGAAAAGGCAGATAGAGAAACAACAGAAAACCTTTTGAAACGATTAATATCCTTATATGAAGAGGGAAAAACGATTGGTGAAAGAAAAAATGATACTGAAATTTTTAGAGAAGGTATTAAGCTAAATGCAGCAAAAGCTCGTACTGTGGTAGGTTATCTTGAAGGTGTAGATTTACTACACACCGACCTTGACAGTAAGGGAAGAGCCTTTGAAACTTTTATGGGATCATTTTTTAGAGGAGATTTTGGACAATATTTTACCCCAAGGAATATTGTAAGCTTTATTGTTGATAGTCTACCAATAGATGAAAGTAAGCGTGTCCTTGATACTTCATGTGGCAGTGGTGGATTTTTACTTCATGCTCTTGATAAAGTTAGGAAAGCGGTAAGAGAATTTTATGAGATAAAAGAAAGTGAAAAAGAGACCCAAGAATGTCATGATCAATGGCATGATTTTGCTAAGTATAACTTGTATGGTATTGAGATAAATGAGCAAATCTCAAGAACTGCCAAAATGAATATGATAATCCATGATGATGGACACACGAATGTTGTATCTGCAGACGGACTTATTTCTCCAGATGATTTACGCTTAAAAACAAATAATGATGGATTCAAGGAAAATTCTTTCGACTACATTATTACGAATCCTCCATTTGGGTCAATCGTGAAGCAAACTGAAAAGGCATATCTACATCAGTATAAGATGGGAATTAAAGACGTTGATTGGCTTAATCCAAATAGCAAAGTTTCTGAAAGACCTAGTCAAAGTACGGAGGTTTTATTTATTGAGCAAGCAGAAAAATATCTTGTCGAAGGTGGGTATTTGGCTATAGTTGTGCCTGATGGCGTACTGACTAATTCAAGCATGCAATATGTACGGGATTATATTAGCGATACATTTAGAATTGTCGCCATAATTTCTATGCCTCAAACTGCTTTTTCTGCTAATGGTGCAGGTGTAAAAAGTTCTGTAATGTTTTTAAAAAAATTTTCAGCATCAGAAAAACAAACTCGTATTGATTTAAGAAACAATATACAAAACAATTTAATTTCTAATTCTGAGGATGGGATTAGATTGTTTGAACTTTTGAAGAAAAAGAAAGGTGAAATTTCTAAGATAAATAAGCAAATTAAGCAGGCAGAAAAGAAACAAAACAAATCGGAAGTTGAAATATTAAAAAATAAAAAGCAAGTAATTACCGAAGAGTATGATGAACAAATTGAGTTTACAAAAGAAACTCTCTCAGATATGTATTTAGAACAATACAAACGTATATTAAATGACTATCCAATTTTCATGGCAATTGCAGAAGATATAGGCTATGACGCTACAGGCAAAGAAACGAAAGGAAATGAATTGCCTGCTATTTCGGAAGAGCTAGTAAAATTTATCAAAGCAATAGAAGAAGGGAACGACCGTTTTTTTCAATAA